A genomic stretch from Mycobacterium cookii includes:
- the rph gene encoding ribonuclease PH: MSKREDGRLDDELRPVTITRGFTSHPAGSVVIEFGQTKVLCTASVTEGVPRWRKGSGLGWLTAEYAMLPSATHTRSDRESVKGRPSGRTQEISRLVGRSLRACIDLAALGENTIAIDCDVLQADGGTRTAAVTGAYVALADAVTYLSAAGKLSDPRPLSCAIAAISVGVVDGRVRVDLPYEEDSRAEVDMNVVATDTGTLVEVQGTGEGATFPRSTLDKMLDAAQGACEKLFAVQSEALALPYPGVLPEGAAPQKAFGS, encoded by the coding sequence GTGTCAAAACGAGAAGACGGCCGCCTCGACGACGAACTCAGACCGGTAACGATCACCCGCGGGTTCACCTCGCACCCGGCAGGTTCGGTGGTCATCGAATTCGGCCAGACCAAAGTCCTGTGCACCGCCAGCGTCACCGAGGGGGTGCCGCGCTGGCGCAAAGGATCGGGGCTGGGCTGGCTGACCGCGGAGTACGCCATGCTGCCGTCGGCCACCCATACGCGCAGCGACCGGGAATCGGTGAAAGGCCGGCCGTCTGGACGCACGCAGGAGATCAGCCGGTTGGTCGGCAGGTCGCTGCGGGCGTGCATCGACCTGGCGGCGTTGGGGGAGAACACGATTGCGATCGACTGCGATGTGCTGCAGGCCGATGGCGGTACCCGCACCGCGGCGGTGACCGGGGCGTACGTCGCGCTGGCCGACGCGGTGACCTATCTTTCCGCGGCCGGCAAGCTCTCCGATCCGCGGCCGCTGTCGTGCGCGATCGCCGCGATCAGCGTCGGCGTCGTCGACGGCCGGGTGCGGGTCGACCTGCCCTACGAGGAAGACTCTCGCGCCGAGGTCGACATGAATGTGGTGGCCACCGACACCGGCACGCTGGTCGAGGTCCAGGGCACCGGCGAAGGCGCCACCTTCCCGCGGTCGACGCTGGACAAGATGCTCGACGCCGCGCAAGGTGCCTGCGAGAAACTATTCGCCGTTCAGAGCGAAGCGCTTGCGTTGCCGTATCCGGGTGTGCTGCCCGAAGGGGCCGCGCCGCAGAAGGCGTTCGGAAGCTGA
- a CDS encoding cyclic nucleotide-degrading phosphodiesterase, which translates to MTVRITVLGCSGSVVGPDSPASGYLLRADDTPPLVIDFGGGVLGALQRHADPGSVQVLLSHLHADHCLDVPGLFVWRRYHPSPPAGKALMYGPSDTWSRLGAASSPYGGEIDDCSDIFDVRHWVDGEAVQLGAVSVTPRLVCHPTESYGMRITDPAGATFVYSGDTGYCDAVIDLARGADVFLCEASWTHSPDRPPNLHLSGTEAGRIATAAGVGELLLTHIPPWTSREDVISEAKAEFDGPVHAVVCGETFNVARS; encoded by the coding sequence GTGACCGTGCGAATCACCGTGCTGGGCTGCTCTGGGAGCGTCGTTGGCCCGGATTCGCCGGCATCGGGTTACCTACTGAGAGCTGACGACACTCCACCGCTGGTAATCGACTTCGGCGGAGGGGTACTCGGCGCACTGCAGCGGCATGCCGACCCGGGATCGGTGCAGGTTCTGTTGTCGCATCTGCACGCCGACCACTGCCTCGACGTACCGGGGCTGTTCGTCTGGCGCCGCTATCACCCGTCGCCGCCGGCCGGTAAGGCGTTGATGTACGGGCCCAGCGATACCTGGTCGCGGCTCGGCGCGGCGTCGTCGCCATACGGCGGTGAGATCGACGACTGCTCCGACATCTTCGACGTCCGGCACTGGGTCGACGGTGAAGCCGTGCAGTTGGGCGCCGTCAGCGTCACACCGCGGCTGGTGTGCCATCCGACCGAGTCGTACGGCATGCGCATCACCGACCCGGCCGGGGCGACGTTCGTCTACAGCGGAGACACCGGTTACTGCGACGCGGTGATCGACCTGGCCCGCGGCGCCGACGTCTTTCTGTGCGAGGCGTCGTGGACCCACTCTCCCGACCGGCCACCCAACCTGCACCTGTCGGGCACCGAGGCCGGCCGGATCGCAACCGCGGCCGGGGTGGGCGAGTTGTTGCTCACCCACATCCCACCGTGGACGTCGCGCGAGGACGTGATCAGCGAGGCCAAGGCCGAATTCGACGGCCCGGTGCACGCGGTGGTGTGCGGCGAGACGTTCAACGTCGCGCGCTCCTGA
- the murI gene encoding glutamate racemase: MTDALAPIGVFDSGVGGLTVARAIIDQLPDEDIVYVGDTGNGPYGPLTIPEIRAHALAIGDDLVDRGVKALVIACNSASSACLHDARERYDVPVVEVILPAVRRAVATTRNGRIGVIGTQATVASGAYQDAFAAARDTEITAVACPRFVDFVERGITSGRQVLGLAEGYLEPLQRADVDTLVLGCTHYPLLSGLIQLAMGDNVTLVSSAEETAKELLRVLTERDLLHPHPDRPAASPPRRSFEATGDPEAFLALASRFLGPAITGVEPVHRHIAAPGDLTRQ, encoded by the coding sequence GTGACTGACGCATTGGCGCCGATCGGGGTGTTCGACTCCGGCGTCGGCGGGCTGACGGTCGCCCGCGCCATCATCGACCAACTGCCCGACGAAGACATCGTCTACGTCGGCGACACCGGCAACGGCCCGTACGGTCCGCTCACCATTCCCGAGATCCGCGCGCACGCGCTGGCCATCGGCGACGACCTGGTCGATCGCGGGGTCAAGGCGCTGGTGATCGCGTGCAACTCGGCGTCGTCAGCCTGCCTGCACGACGCGCGGGAGCGCTACGACGTCCCCGTCGTCGAGGTCATCCTGCCCGCGGTACGACGGGCGGTCGCCACCACCCGCAACGGTCGCATCGGCGTGATCGGCACGCAGGCGACCGTCGCCTCGGGGGCGTATCAGGACGCGTTCGCCGCCGCCCGCGACACCGAGATCACCGCGGTGGCCTGCCCACGGTTCGTCGACTTCGTCGAGCGTGGCATCACCAGCGGTCGGCAGGTGCTCGGGCTGGCCGAGGGCTACCTCGAGCCGCTGCAGCGCGCCGACGTCGACACGCTGGTCCTGGGCTGCACCCACTATCCGCTGCTGTCCGGGCTGATCCAGCTCGCGATGGGCGACAACGTCACGCTGGTGTCCAGCGCCGAGGAGACGGCCAAGGAACTGCTGCGCGTGCTCACCGAGCGTGACCTGCTGCACCCTCATCCGGATCGCCCGGCTGCATCCCCGCCGCGTCGGTCGTTCGAGGCGACTGGCGACCCGGAGGCGTTTCTCGCACTCGCGTCGCGGTTTCTGGGGCCGGCGATTACCGGCGTCGAACCGGTGCACCGTCACATCGCCGCGCCGGGTGACCTTACTCGTCAGTAA
- a CDS encoding rhomboid family intramembrane serine protease, protein MSNYTPTPARRPKKRSGWVVAGTTIVSFVALLYVIELFDQIDGHHLDDYGIRPMETDGLWGVLFAPLLHANWAHLAANTGPALVLGFLVALAGLARFFWATAIIWIVGGLGTWLIGNWGSSCGLESDHIGASGLIFGWLTFLLVFGFFIGSGWQILVGVLVLVAYGGVLWGAVPVLNVCGGVSWQGHLCGGIAGVLAAYLLSRPERDARQRRRLGATP, encoded by the coding sequence ATGAGCAACTACACGCCGACACCGGCACGGCGGCCGAAGAAGCGTTCCGGCTGGGTGGTCGCCGGAACGACCATCGTCAGCTTCGTGGCGCTGCTGTACGTCATCGAGCTTTTCGACCAGATCGACGGGCACCACCTGGACGACTACGGCATCCGCCCGATGGAGACCGACGGCTTGTGGGGCGTTCTCTTCGCACCGCTGTTGCACGCCAACTGGGCGCATCTGGCGGCCAACACCGGGCCTGCGCTGGTGCTGGGCTTCCTGGTCGCGCTGGCCGGGCTGGCCCGGTTTTTCTGGGCGACGGCGATCATCTGGATCGTCGGCGGCCTCGGCACCTGGCTGATCGGCAACTGGGGATCGTCCTGCGGCCTGGAGAGCGACCACATCGGCGCCTCGGGGCTGATCTTCGGCTGGCTGACCTTCCTGCTGGTGTTCGGGTTCTTCATCGGCTCGGGCTGGCAGATCTTGGTCGGCGTTCTGGTGTTGGTCGCCTACGGCGGGGTGCTGTGGGGGGCCGTGCCGGTGCTCAACGTGTGCGGAGGGGTGTCCTGGCAGGGCCATCTCTGCGGCGGCATCGCCGGGGTGCTGGCCGCCTACCTGTTGTCCAGACCGGAACGTGATGCCCGGCAGCGTCGCCGGCTAGGAGCGACGCCGTGA
- a CDS encoding P1 family peptidase yields MNAITDVAGILVGQHHRLDPDATMGTGWASGVSVVLAPPGTVGAVDVRGGAPGTRETDLLDPANSVRYIDAVLLAGGSAYGLAAADGVMRWLEEHDRGVAMKGGVVPIVPAAVIFDLEVGAWGSRPTAEFGYAACAAAGPQVSVGTVGAGVGACAGVLKGGLGTASIMLASGVTVGALVTVNSAGNVVDQSTGLPWLSYLVDEFGLTTPPDEQVAALAALESPLSSLNTTIAVVATDAALSPAACRHIASTAHDGLARSIRPSHTPVDGDTVFALATGAIEVAPPADLPAAFSPETPLATAVGAAAADCLAHAVLGAVIAADPVAGIPSYRDLLPGAFRQVEG; encoded by the coding sequence GTGAACGCGATCACCGACGTCGCGGGCATTCTCGTCGGACAGCACCATCGCCTCGATCCGGACGCGACCATGGGGACCGGCTGGGCCAGTGGCGTCTCCGTCGTCCTGGCGCCGCCCGGCACGGTGGGCGCCGTGGACGTTCGCGGCGGTGCCCCCGGCACCCGGGAAACCGACCTGCTCGACCCGGCGAACAGCGTGCGCTACATCGACGCCGTGTTGCTCGCCGGCGGCAGCGCGTACGGGCTGGCCGCAGCCGACGGGGTGATGCGCTGGCTGGAGGAGCACGACCGCGGCGTCGCGATGAAAGGTGGCGTGGTGCCGATCGTTCCGGCCGCGGTGATCTTCGATCTGGAGGTCGGCGCCTGGGGCAGTCGGCCGACCGCCGAATTCGGCTACGCCGCCTGCGCGGCCGCGGGCCCACAGGTCAGTGTCGGCACGGTCGGCGCCGGCGTGGGTGCGTGCGCGGGCGTGCTGAAGGGCGGCCTGGGGACGGCGTCGATCATGCTGGCGTCCGGAGTGACCGTCGGCGCGCTGGTCACGGTGAACTCCGCGGGCAACGTCGTCGACCAATCCACCGGCCTGCCGTGGCTGAGCTATCTGGTCGACGAGTTCGGGCTGACCACGCCCCCCGACGAGCAGGTGGCCGCGCTGGCCGCACTCGAATCCCCGCTCAGCTCGCTGAACACCACCATCGCCGTGGTGGCGACGGACGCCGCGCTGAGCCCGGCGGCCTGCCGGCACATCGCGAGCACGGCGCACGACGGGCTCGCCCGCAGCATCCGCCCGTCGCACACCCCGGTCGACGGCGACACCGTGTTCGCCCTGGCCACCGGCGCGATCGAGGTTGCTCCGCCGGCCGACCTGCCGGCCGCCTTCTCGCCGGAAACGCCGCTGGCCACCGCCGTGGGCGCCGCGGCGGCCGACTGCCTGGCCCACGCGGTGCTCGGCGCGGTGATCGCCGCCGACCCGGTTGCCGGAATACCGTCGTATCGGGACCTGTTGCCGGGAGCATTCCGGCAGGTGGAAGGGTAG
- the aosR gene encoding oxidative stress transcriptional regulator AosR encodes MRKWKRVDTADGPRFRSGLDSHEAALLKNLVVSMIGLLDERESSAPADELEKITGIKTGNSEPPDNATLQRLLPDFSKPDDNADEPTDSLNAALRSLHEPAIIDTKRLAAQQLLDTLPDGGGKFELTEDAAHAWVAAVNDLRLALGTMLDIGPDGPDRLPDDHPLAPHLDVYQWLTVLQEYLVVALMGSR; translated from the coding sequence GTGCGTAAGTGGAAGCGGGTCGACACCGCCGACGGTCCCCGTTTCCGGTCCGGTCTGGACTCACACGAGGCGGCCCTGCTCAAGAATTTGGTCGTGTCCATGATCGGCTTGCTCGACGAGCGCGAATCCTCTGCGCCGGCAGATGAACTCGAGAAGATCACCGGCATCAAGACCGGTAACTCCGAACCGCCGGACAACGCGACGTTGCAGCGGCTGCTGCCCGATTTCTCCAAGCCGGACGACAACGCCGACGAGCCGACCGACAGCCTGAACGCCGCGCTGCGCAGCCTGCATGAGCCGGCGATCATCGATACCAAACGCCTTGCAGCGCAACAGCTTTTGGATACGTTGCCGGATGGCGGCGGCAAGTTCGAGCTGACCGAGGACGCCGCGCACGCCTGGGTCGCGGCCGTCAACGACTTGCGGCTGGCGTTGGGCACCATGCTCGACATCGGGCCCGACGGCCCGGATCGGCTGCCCGACGACCATCCGCTGGCGCCACACCTCGACGTCTACCAATGGCTGACCGTGTTGCAGGAGTATCTCGTCGTGGCGCTGATGGGATCGCGGTGA
- the clpS gene encoding ATP-dependent Clp protease adapter ClpS, with the protein MGASAPTKPGTTEKREADTVEATAAPWVTIVWDDPVNLMNYVTYVFQKLFGYSEPHATKLMLQVHNEGKAVVSSGSRESMEGDVSKLHAAGLWATMQQDR; encoded by the coding sequence ATGGGTGCCTCAGCTCCGACCAAGCCGGGAACCACCGAGAAGCGGGAAGCGGACACGGTTGAAGCCACTGCCGCGCCCTGGGTGACCATCGTCTGGGACGATCCGGTGAACCTGATGAACTACGTGACGTATGTATTCCAGAAACTGTTCGGCTACAGCGAACCGCACGCCACCAAGCTGATGTTGCAGGTCCACAACGAAGGCAAAGCCGTGGTGTCGTCGGGCAGCCGGGAATCCATGGAGGGCGACGTATCGAAGCTGCACGCGGCCGGGTTGTGGGCCACCATGCAGCAGGATCGCTAA
- a CDS encoding nicotinate phosphoribosyltransferase, whose product MLSAALRAGTAERRSTFELFARRLPDGRRYGVVAGTGRFLEALPEFRFDDDACESLAEFLDRDTLGYLRDFRFRGDVDGYAEGELYFPNSPVLSVHGSFAECVLLETLALSIFNHDTAVASAAARMVSAAEGRPLMDMGSRRTHEQAAVAAARAAYIAGFAASSNLDAHRRYGVPTEGTSAHAFTLLHTGPDGPDEPAAFAAQVDALGVGTTLLVDTYDVSTGVDNAVAVAGTGLGAVRIDSGDLGVLARQVRAQLDRLGATGTRIVVSGDLDEFAVAGLRAEPVDSYGVGTSLVTGSGAPTANMVYKLVEVDGMPVEKRSARKESHGGRKAALRLSRPTGTITEEIVHPAGQPVESNDPSRVLTVPLARHGEAVADTDLSSARKLVASGLRSLPWEGLMLSHGDPAIHTTQIPARRP is encoded by the coding sequence ATGCTGTCGGCAGCGCTGCGGGCCGGCACCGCGGAGCGCCGGTCGACGTTCGAACTTTTCGCCCGCAGGCTGCCCGACGGACGTCGCTACGGGGTGGTCGCAGGTACGGGCCGATTCCTGGAAGCCTTGCCCGAGTTCAGGTTCGACGACGACGCCTGCGAGTCACTGGCGGAATTTCTGGACCGCGACACCCTGGGCTATCTGCGCGACTTCCGGTTCCGCGGGGACGTCGACGGTTACGCCGAAGGCGAGCTGTATTTCCCCAATTCCCCGGTGCTTTCGGTGCATGGCAGCTTCGCCGAATGCGTGCTGCTGGAGACGCTGGCGTTGTCGATCTTCAATCACGACACCGCAGTCGCCTCGGCGGCCGCGCGGATGGTCAGCGCCGCCGAGGGACGGCCGCTGATGGACATGGGCTCGCGTCGCACCCACGAGCAGGCCGCCGTCGCGGCCGCGCGCGCCGCCTACATCGCGGGGTTCGCCGCGTCGTCCAACCTGGACGCCCACCGGCGCTACGGCGTACCGACCGAAGGGACCAGCGCGCACGCCTTCACGCTGCTGCACACCGGCCCGGACGGGCCCGACGAGCCGGCCGCGTTCGCCGCACAGGTCGACGCGCTGGGCGTGGGCACCACGCTGCTGGTCGACACCTATGACGTCAGCACCGGCGTGGACAACGCGGTGGCGGTCGCCGGGACCGGCCTGGGTGCCGTGCGCATCGACTCCGGCGACCTGGGCGTGCTGGCCCGCCAGGTCCGCGCCCAACTCGACCGGCTCGGCGCCACCGGAACCCGCATCGTCGTTTCCGGTGATCTCGACGAGTTCGCCGTCGCCGGTCTTCGGGCCGAACCCGTAGACAGCTACGGTGTCGGCACCTCGCTGGTCACCGGGTCGGGAGCGCCGACAGCGAACATGGTCTACAAGCTGGTCGAGGTCGACGGCATGCCCGTCGAGAAGCGCAGCGCGCGCAAGGAGTCGCACGGCGGCCGCAAAGCGGCGCTGCGGCTGTCCCGTCCGACCGGCACCATCACCGAGGAGATCGTGCACCCCGCCGGCCAACCGGTTGAAAGCAACGACCCGTCGAGGGTGCTGACCGTCCCGCTGGCGCGCCACGGCGAAGCGGTGGCGGACACGGATTTGAGCTCGGCCCGCAAGCTGGTGGCGTCAGGCTTGCGAAGCTTGCCGTGGGAGGGTCTGATGTTGTCGCACGGTGATCCGGCGATTCACACCACGCAGATCCCGGCCCGACGTCCGTAA